One segment of Halococcus salsus DNA contains the following:
- a CDS encoding pyridoxamine 5'-phosphate oxidase family protein — MSDDADGRPGSDGEHDLQERFGTKARALAFYDGSVSDRLNDVMAAFVRERIMFFLSTADGDGNTDCSPRIGPRGFVTVLDDRHLAYPEFRGNGVQASLGNIHENPHATFLFVDWWDTTVGLHVNGRATLHDEVDGAHDPTDVNRTKTWVELEVEEAYIHCAKHLPRLSIEEFDPPWGTDDPSAKRTGFFADVD, encoded by the coding sequence ATGAGCGACGACGCCGACGGTCGCCCGGGAAGCGACGGCGAACACGACCTCCAGGAGCGGTTCGGCACGAAGGCCCGCGCGCTCGCGTTCTACGACGGTAGCGTCTCCGACCGGCTCAACGACGTGATGGCGGCGTTCGTCCGCGAGCGGATCATGTTCTTCCTCTCCACGGCGGACGGCGACGGCAACACCGACTGCTCGCCCCGGATCGGCCCGCGGGGGTTCGTGACGGTGCTCGACGACCGCCACCTCGCCTACCCCGAGTTCCGGGGCAACGGGGTCCAGGCCTCGCTCGGCAACATCCACGAGAACCCCCACGCGACGTTCCTCTTCGTCGACTGGTGGGACACGACGGTGGGACTCCACGTCAACGGCCGTGCCACGCTCCACGACGAGGTCGACGGGGCCCACGACCCGACCGACGTGAACCGAACGAAGACGTGGGTCGAACTCGAAGTCGAGGAGGCCTACATCCACTGTGCGAAACACCTCCCACGGCTGTCGATCGAGGAATTCGACCCGCCGTGGGGCACCGACGACCCGAGCGCCAAACGGACCGGCTTCTTCGCCGACGTCGACTGA
- a CDS encoding ABC transporter ATP-binding protein — MTDDDPLRTDGGTLVERSESSGPADEPGVPAERDTTLECEEVVLGYPEGEPVIDGESVSIPQGCVTALVGPNGSGKSTLLRGLSNQLTPDDGVVRLDGQAIQTLDTKELARKLGLLSQENVSPSSITVEDLVLHGRYPHRGFFDSLTDEDECAVADALSLAGVDHLRDREVGGLSGGQKQLAWIAMVLAQDTDVLLLDEPTTFLDLHHQLEVMEIIETLKADSEVTIVLVLHDIDQAARYADHVLALDDGSIYARGPPDEVITEDLLHDVFGVAATVEHTDRGPRVTAHNAVHDADGNDLNTPST, encoded by the coding sequence ATGACCGACGACGACCCGCTCCGGACGGACGGCGGTACGCTCGTCGAACGCAGCGAGTCGTCGGGACCCGCGGACGAACCCGGCGTTCCCGCCGAGCGGGACACCACGCTCGAATGCGAGGAGGTCGTGCTCGGCTACCCCGAGGGCGAACCGGTCATCGACGGCGAGTCGGTCTCGATCCCCCAGGGCTGCGTGACGGCGCTGGTCGGCCCGAACGGCTCGGGCAAGAGCACGCTCCTCCGGGGGCTCTCGAACCAGCTCACGCCCGACGACGGCGTCGTCAGGCTCGACGGACAGGCGATACAGACCCTCGACACCAAGGAGCTCGCACGGAAGCTCGGGTTGCTCTCACAGGAGAACGTCTCGCCGTCGAGCATCACGGTCGAGGACCTCGTGCTGCACGGTCGGTACCCCCACCGTGGCTTCTTCGATTCGCTGACCGACGAGGACGAGTGTGCCGTCGCGGACGCGCTCAGCCTCGCGGGCGTCGACCACCTCAGGGACCGCGAGGTCGGCGGGCTCTCCGGCGGCCAGAAACAGCTCGCGTGGATCGCGATGGTGCTCGCCCAGGACACCGACGTCCTCCTGCTCGACGAGCCGACGACCTTCCTCGACCTCCACCACCAGCTCGAAGTCATGGAGATCATCGAGACCTTGAAGGCCGACTCCGAGGTCACGATCGTGCTCGTGCTCCACGACATCGACCAGGCCGCCCGGTACGCCGACCACGTGCTCGCGCTCGACGACGGCTCGATCTACGCCCGCGGTCCCCCCGATGAGGTCATCACCGAGGACCTCCTCCACGACGTCTTCGGGGTCGCGGCCACCGTCGAGCACACCGACCGCGGCCCGCGCGTCACCGCCCACAACGCGGTCCACGACGCCGACGGCAACGACCTGAACACACCCTCGACGTAG
- a CDS encoding SAM hydrolase/SAM-dependent halogenase family protein: MITLSSDFGSPYPAAMKGVILGRTDARLVDVAHDFPRQDVRTTAFWLREVLPTFPPAVHLVVVDPGVGTDRAALVVRAGDHVLVGPDNGVLVPAARRLAEGGEDFEAFAIEDDAASATFHGRDVFAPAAAAVHEADIDAIESLDGYEPVDEIESLAFPEPTVDDGTATGAILVVDGFGNAITNVPGSVLDGRFGEEIELDGESVRVERSYAHVEPGDRLVTVGSHGNVELAVNRGRGVEAFGVGVGDPVVLAFV; the protein is encoded by the coding sequence GTGATCACGCTGAGTTCGGACTTCGGTTCGCCCTACCCGGCGGCGATGAAGGGCGTGATCCTCGGTCGGACGGACGCCCGACTCGTCGACGTCGCCCACGACTTCCCACGGCAGGACGTTCGCACGACCGCCTTCTGGCTCCGCGAGGTACTCCCGACCTTCCCGCCCGCCGTCCACCTCGTGGTGGTCGACCCGGGCGTCGGCACCGACCGCGCGGCACTGGTGGTGCGTGCCGGCGACCACGTCCTCGTCGGCCCGGACAACGGGGTGCTCGTTCCCGCCGCCCGACGGCTCGCCGAAGGGGGTGAAGATTTCGAGGCGTTCGCGATCGAGGACGACGCCGCGAGCGCGACCTTCCACGGCCGGGACGTGTTCGCACCCGCCGCGGCGGCGGTCCACGAGGCCGATATCGACGCCATCGAGAGCCTCGATGGCTACGAACCGGTCGACGAGATCGAATCGCTGGCGTTCCCCGAGCCGACGGTCGACGACGGAACCGCAACGGGAGCGATCCTCGTGGTCGACGGCTTCGGGAACGCCATCACGAACGTTCCGGGGAGCGTGCTCGACGGCCGGTTCGGCGAGGAGATCGAACTCGACGGCGAGTCGGTACGGGTCGAACGGTCGTACGCCCACGTCGAGCCCGGCGACCGGCTCGTCACCGTCGGCAGTCACGGGAACGTCGAACTCGCGGTGAATCGAGGTCGGGGTGTGGAGGCGTTCGGCGTCGGGGTGGGTGACCCGGTCGTGCTCGCGTTCGTGTGA
- a CDS encoding aminotransferase class III-fold pyridoxal phosphate-dependent enzyme, whose translation MNRETAEPRVAKIPGERAREWVEYHTERAAPSTYVYDFVWDRTAPAEGPFCTDVDGNVLLDFTSHVGAAPLGYNNPLVLDPMREFDLVDPLKIAGQDFYVSGGGSPENPDLPGPTGLMDRLLDITSQYGMDKVFLSNSGAEAVENAIKICYDHTKGKYGITTEGAFHGRTLGALSLNRSKSVYRRDYPEIPSVHTIPFCDDRHCEAETCSCGFFGGETTGLERMVGPGGFVDPEDVAYLILEPIQGEGGYRLPSEAFMDEVARVCETYDLTLVADEIQSGMGRTGEMWAADHYPIEPDVITAAKGLRVGATISRSDVFPEERGRISSTWGAGDVIASLQGALTLDAIHEHDLLHNATERGRQFVEYLSDADPEGVVDVRGKGLMLAVEFDTPERRDDVLQAAFERGLLTLACGRKALRILPPLDVTPREIDLGVSLLCEAIE comes from the coding sequence ATGAACCGCGAGACGGCGGAACCGCGGGTGGCAAAAATCCCCGGGGAGCGAGCACGCGAGTGGGTCGAGTACCACACCGAGCGCGCCGCGCCGAGCACCTACGTCTACGATTTCGTCTGGGACCGCACCGCCCCCGCCGAGGGCCCCTTCTGCACCGACGTCGACGGCAACGTCCTCCTCGATTTCACCAGCCACGTCGGGGCCGCACCGCTCGGCTACAACAATCCCCTCGTCCTCGACCCGATGCGCGAGTTCGACCTCGTCGACCCGCTCAAGATCGCGGGCCAGGACTTCTACGTCAGCGGCGGCGGGTCGCCCGAGAACCCCGACCTCCCGGGGCCGACGGGGCTGATGGATCGTCTGCTCGACATCACCTCGCAGTACGGGATGGACAAGGTGTTCCTCTCGAACAGCGGGGCCGAAGCCGTCGAGAACGCGATCAAGATCTGCTACGACCATACGAAAGGAAAGTACGGGATCACCACCGAGGGCGCGTTCCACGGCCGCACGCTCGGCGCGCTCTCGCTCAACCGCTCGAAGTCGGTCTACCGCCGCGACTACCCCGAGATCCCGAGCGTCCACACGATCCCGTTCTGTGACGACCGACACTGCGAGGCCGAGACGTGTTCGTGCGGCTTCTTCGGTGGCGAGACGACCGGCCTCGAACGGATGGTCGGGCCCGGCGGGTTCGTCGACCCCGAGGACGTGGCCTACCTGATCCTCGAACCGATCCAGGGCGAGGGCGGCTATCGCCTCCCGAGCGAGGCGTTCATGGACGAGGTCGCGCGGGTGTGTGAGACCTACGACCTCACGCTGGTCGCCGACGAGATCCAGTCGGGGATGGGGCGAACAGGAGAGATGTGGGCCGCCGACCACTACCCGATCGAGCCCGACGTGATCACCGCCGCGAAGGGACTCAGAGTAGGGGCCACGATCTCCCGCTCGGACGTCTTTCCCGAAGAACGCGGCCGGATCTCCTCGACCTGGGGGGCGGGCGACGTCATCGCCTCGCTCCAGGGCGCGCTCACGCTCGACGCCATCCACGAACACGACCTCCTCCACAACGCGACCGAACGCGGTCGGCAGTTCGTGGAGTATCTCTCGGACGCCGATCCGGAGGGCGTCGTCGACGTTCGCGGCAAGGGCCTCATGCTCGCCGTCGAGTTCGACACCCCCGAGCGCCGCGACGACGTCCTGCAGGCGGCGTTCGAACGCGGTCTGCTGACGCTCGCCTGCGGGCGGAAGGCGCTCCGGATCCTCCCGCCGCTCGACGTGACCCCGCGCGAGATCGACCTCGGCGTGAGCCTGCTGTGCGAGGCGATCGAGTAG
- a CDS encoding nicotinamide-nucleotide adenylyltransferase, translating to MRRGFYIGRFQPYHDGHHRMVEHIAKEVDELVLGIGSADDSHTRHDPFTAGERIMMITKSLADSDLVIYPVPIEDLNRNAVWVSHVRSMSPTFDVAYSNNPLVVQLFSEAGMEVQQSPMFDREKLEGSEIRKRMIVDEGWRELVPPAVVDIVAEIDGIERIQRVSDTDGAAAQPNPSGSTDPE from the coding sequence ATGAGACGGGGCTTTTACATCGGTCGATTCCAGCCCTACCACGACGGCCATCATCGGATGGTCGAACACATCGCGAAGGAGGTCGACGAACTCGTGCTCGGGATCGGGAGCGCCGACGACTCCCACACCCGTCACGACCCCTTCACCGCGGGCGAGCGGATCATGATGATCACGAAATCGCTCGCCGACTCGGACCTCGTCATCTATCCGGTGCCGATCGAGGACCTCAATCGGAACGCGGTCTGGGTTTCCCACGTCCGGAGCATGTCGCCGACCTTCGACGTCGCCTACTCGAACAACCCGCTCGTCGTCCAGCTGTTCTCGGAGGCCGGTATGGAGGTCCAGCAGTCGCCGATGTTCGATCGCGAGAAGCTCGAAGGCTCCGAGATCAGGAAACGGATGATCGTCGACGAGGGCTGGCGCGAACTCGTGCCGCCCGCCGTGGTCGACATCGTTGCGGAGATCGACGGGATCGAGCGTATCCAACGGGTGAGTGACACCGACGGGGCCGCCGCACAACCGAACCCCAGCGGCTCCACCGACCCCGAGTAA
- a CDS encoding glycosyltransferase family 2 protein, with the protein MQLSVVVPTLNARRRLVACLDALAAVAPESEVVVVNGPSADGTTGIVREREDVDVLVEVADRNVNVMRNAGIEHADGDRIAFVGQGRTVAAGWLAALADGFTGDHVHPRNHTFAEGYSLPERSSIGAVTGPTLPTEGPAPETRAIAGREVTYFDGFNVAFSCEALDGLDGFDEYLETGGSRDLAHRLAAAGYDVAWRDGMAVRRGVKAPQRGDPGTPVPHALSDGGQAERDWYWKYRALAYRLVKNYGLRPTTARRLLSHAGSDAAAELRDIVRGEATPSGWAATGRDVITGTARGQAGGVLARWRDRGRRNPRGVSSRSDRAVAVYDRR; encoded by the coding sequence ATGCAGCTTTCGGTGGTCGTGCCGACGCTCAACGCTCGGCGACGGCTCGTGGCGTGTCTCGACGCGCTCGCTGCGGTGGCCCCCGAGAGCGAGGTGGTCGTCGTCAACGGCCCGTCGGCCGACGGAACCACCGGTATCGTTCGCGAGCGCGAGGACGTCGACGTGCTGGTCGAGGTCGCCGACCGGAACGTGAACGTGATGCGCAACGCCGGGATCGAACACGCGGACGGCGACCGGATCGCGTTCGTGGGCCAGGGTCGAACGGTCGCCGCGGGCTGGCTCGCCGCGCTCGCCGACGGCTTCACCGGCGACCACGTCCACCCCCGAAATCACACGTTCGCGGAGGGCTACTCGCTCCCCGAACGCTCCTCGATAGGGGCGGTCACGGGTCCCACGTTGCCGACCGAGGGGCCGGCCCCCGAGACCCGCGCCATCGCGGGTCGGGAGGTGACCTACTTCGACGGCTTCAACGTGGCGTTCTCGTGCGAGGCGCTCGACGGGCTCGACGGCTTCGACGAGTACCTCGAAACCGGCGGCTCGCGCGACCTCGCCCACCGGCTCGCCGCCGCCGGCTACGACGTGGCCTGGCGCGACGGCATGGCGGTCCGGCGGGGCGTGAAAGCCCCACAGCGTGGCGACCCGGGAACGCCCGTGCCGCACGCCCTCTCCGACGGCGGGCAGGCCGAGCGCGACTGGTACTGGAAGTACCGGGCGCTCGCCTACCGCCTCGTCAAGAACTACGGGCTCCGACCGACCACGGCACGACGGCTGTTGAGCCACGCCGGCAGCGACGCCGCGGCGGAGCTTCGCGACATCGTCCGCGGAGAGGCGACCCCCTCCGGCTGGGCCGCCACCGGCCGGGACGTGATAACCGGCACCGCCCGGGGGCAAGCGGGAGGCGTCCTCGCCCGGTGGCGCGACCGGGGTCGGCGGAACCCCCGCGGGGTCTCCTCGCGGTCGGACCGCGCGGTGGCGGTCTACGACCGTCGGTGA
- the thsA gene encoding thermosome subunit alpha, producing the protein MGGQPMFILSEDTQRTRGQDAQSSNIAAGKAVSQAVRTTLGPRGMDKMLVSDAGDVVITNDGATILGEMDIEHPAAQMIVEVAETQEDEVGDGTTTAAVLSGQLLAKAENLLDDDVHPTTIVEGYNEAAALANEAVEGLVLDADDLDDDRLRAVARTSMTGKGTGDVNAEALAETVVDAVRQVEGDDGVARNEISVRTQTGAASSATELVEGVISEEEPVREDMPTSVEDASIAVLDVEFDIRESSVDAEYDVTNIDQLNAALDAEEKQFKQYAEKLADLDVDVAFVTESIEDRAAASLAEEGILAFESVGDDEAKSITQVTGASRVGAIDDLESDDLGNAESVSVESYGDDDLAFVEGGAAAESVTVFARGSTDHVTDELERALNDGLDVVTAALDAGGVVPGGGASEIAIADHIRDRAASIEGRRQLAVEAFADAIDVLPRTLAENTGMDPIDALVDLRSRHDSEGRAGIISEGQTGQVTDPVEAGVFDPAAVKYEALESATEAATMIVRIDDVISADN; encoded by the coding sequence ATGGGTGGACAGCCCATGTTCATCCTGAGCGAGGACACGCAGCGCACCCGCGGACAGGACGCCCAGAGCTCGAACATCGCCGCCGGGAAGGCGGTCTCGCAGGCCGTACGCACGACGCTCGGTCCACGCGGCATGGACAAGATGCTCGTCTCGGACGCCGGCGACGTCGTCATCACCAACGACGGCGCGACCATCCTCGGCGAGATGGACATCGAGCATCCCGCCGCCCAGATGATCGTCGAAGTCGCCGAGACCCAGGAGGACGAGGTCGGTGACGGGACGACGACGGCGGCCGTGCTCTCCGGTCAGCTGCTCGCGAAGGCCGAGAACCTGCTCGACGACGACGTCCACCCGACGACGATCGTCGAGGGGTACAACGAGGCCGCCGCGCTGGCCAACGAAGCGGTCGAGGGGCTCGTCCTCGACGCCGACGACCTCGACGACGACCGGCTCCGAGCCGTGGCCCGCACCTCGATGACCGGGAAGGGCACCGGCGACGTGAACGCGGAGGCGCTCGCCGAGACGGTCGTGGACGCCGTTCGCCAGGTCGAGGGCGACGACGGCGTCGCGCGAAACGAGATCTCAGTGCGAACCCAGACCGGTGCGGCCTCCAGCGCCACCGAACTCGTCGAGGGCGTCATCAGCGAGGAGGAGCCGGTCCGCGAGGACATGCCGACCAGCGTGGAAGACGCCTCGATCGCCGTGCTCGACGTCGAGTTCGACATCCGTGAGTCGAGCGTCGACGCCGAGTACGACGTCACGAACATCGACCAGCTCAACGCCGCGCTCGACGCCGAAGAGAAACAGTTCAAGCAGTACGCCGAGAAGCTCGCCGACCTCGACGTCGACGTCGCGTTTGTCACCGAGAGCATCGAGGACCGCGCGGCGGCCTCCCTCGCCGAGGAGGGCATCCTCGCCTTCGAATCGGTCGGCGACGACGAGGCGAAGTCCATCACCCAGGTCACCGGCGCGAGCCGCGTCGGCGCGATCGACGACCTCGAAAGCGACGACCTCGGTAACGCCGAGTCGGTCAGCGTCGAGTCCTACGGCGACGACGACCTCGCCTTCGTCGAGGGCGGTGCGGCCGCCGAGTCCGTCACCGTCTTCGCCCGCGGCAGCACCGACCACGTCACCGACGAACTCGAACGCGCGCTCAACGACGGGCTCGACGTCGTGACCGCCGCGCTCGACGCCGGTGGTGTCGTCCCCGGCGGCGGCGCGAGCGAGATCGCGATCGCCGACCACATCCGCGACCGCGCGGCCAGCATCGAGGGCCGCCGCCAGCTCGCGGTCGAGGCGTTCGCCGACGCGATCGACGTCCTCCCGCGCACGCTCGCCGAGAACACCGGGATGGACCCGATCGACGCGCTCGTCGACCTCCGCTCCCGTCACGACAGCGAGGGTCGCGCCGGCATCATCTCCGAGGGTCAGACCGGCCAGGTCACCGACCCCGTCGAGGCCGGCGTCTTCGACCCCGCGGCCGTGAAGTACGAAGCGCTCGAGTCCGCCACCGAGGCCGCGACGATGATCGTCCGGATCGACGACGTGATCTCGGCCGACAACTGA
- a CDS encoding trimeric intracellular cation channel family protein: MVDAFGAMNAVGLLAFAAAGALKGVDADLDLFGVTVLGTLTALGGGIVRDALVGRIPVALRTTTDVGLAFAGVVIAVVLAWLLGGRVRGHPVVALSDAVGLAAFAATGALVGIDADLSAFGVVVLAALTGVGGGSLADVLLGRVPAVLHEDFYATPAVVGGAAFWIATRFDVATGSATLGCAVVVFALRVLALRGDWRLPTIG; encoded by the coding sequence ATGGTCGACGCGTTCGGGGCGATGAACGCGGTGGGGCTGCTCGCGTTCGCCGCCGCCGGGGCGCTGAAGGGGGTCGACGCCGACCTCGACCTGTTCGGCGTGACCGTTCTCGGGACCCTGACCGCGCTCGGCGGCGGTATCGTCCGGGACGCCCTCGTCGGCCGGATCCCGGTCGCACTTCGGACGACCACCGACGTGGGTCTCGCGTTCGCGGGCGTGGTCATCGCCGTCGTTCTCGCGTGGCTGCTCGGGGGACGGGTCCGGGGCCACCCGGTCGTCGCCCTCTCGGACGCGGTCGGTCTCGCGGCGTTCGCCGCCACCGGGGCGCTCGTCGGCATCGACGCGGACCTCTCGGCGTTCGGTGTCGTGGTCCTCGCGGCGCTCACGGGGGTCGGTGGCGGGAGCCTCGCCGACGTCCTCCTCGGACGCGTGCCCGCCGTTCTTCACGAGGATTTCTACGCGACGCCCGCCGTGGTCGGTGGGGCGGCGTTCTGGATTGCGACCCGGTTCGACGTCGCCACCGGCTCCGCGACGCTCGGGTGTGCCGTCGTCGTGTTCGCGCTTCGGGTGCTCGCGCTCCGCGGGGACTGGCGGCTCCCGACTATCGGGTGA
- a CDS encoding CaiB/BaiF CoA transferase family protein: MTGEAREADGETGPLDGLTVLDASRVLAGPFCTMQLGDLGAEVVKVERPDGGDQTRGWQPPSYGESDESAYYMSINRNKRSIALNLASADGREVFRALAREADILVENFRVGKMDDWGLGYDDLAEVNPELVYCSLSGYGEWGPDADRPAYDIIMQAEGGLMSITGEEGRTPVRVGVALADIGAGMYATQAILAALLERELGNSGGQKVDISLFDGQVAWMTYMASNYFATGDPPTRMGSRHPTIVPYQAFETQDSYVVVAVGSEAIWARFCTALDREDLAEHERFSTNADRVANREELDSLLADEIGEYGTDEVLSVFDDHDVPASDVHDMADIFETPQVEARGMHREIEHPTAGSVEMPGSPMHFSNTPTTIRQYPPRLGEHTRELLHEAGYEDEAIEELVEADVVAPLDE, translated from the coding sequence ATGACCGGCGAGGCACGCGAGGCCGACGGCGAGACCGGCCCGCTCGACGGGCTCACGGTGCTCGACGCCTCGCGGGTGCTCGCGGGGCCGTTCTGTACGATGCAGCTCGGCGACCTCGGGGCGGAGGTGGTCAAGGTCGAACGCCCCGACGGCGGCGACCAGACCCGGGGCTGGCAACCGCCGTCCTACGGTGAGAGCGACGAGAGCGCCTACTACATGAGCATCAACCGGAACAAGCGCTCGATCGCGCTGAACCTCGCCTCGGCGGACGGCCGCGAGGTCTTCCGGGCGCTCGCGCGCGAGGCCGACATCCTCGTCGAGAACTTCCGCGTGGGGAAGATGGACGACTGGGGGCTCGGCTACGACGACCTCGCCGAGGTGAACCCGGAGCTCGTCTACTGCTCGCTCTCGGGCTACGGCGAGTGGGGCCCCGATGCGGACCGGCCGGCCTACGACATCATAATGCAGGCCGAGGGTGGGCTGATGAGCATCACCGGCGAGGAGGGCCGAACCCCCGTCCGAGTGGGGGTCGCACTCGCCGACATCGGTGCGGGGATGTACGCCACCCAGGCCATCCTCGCGGCGCTACTCGAACGCGAACTTGGGAACTCCGGCGGCCAGAAGGTCGACATCAGCCTCTTCGACGGGCAGGTGGCCTGGATGACCTACATGGCCTCGAACTACTTCGCGACCGGCGACCCGCCGACCAGGATGGGGAGCAGACACCCGACCATCGTGCCCTACCAGGCGTTCGAAACGCAGGATAGCTACGTCGTGGTCGCGGTCGGCTCCGAAGCTATCTGGGCGCGCTTTTGCACCGCGCTCGACCGCGAGGACCTCGCCGAGCACGAACGCTTTTCGACCAACGCCGACCGGGTGGCGAATCGCGAGGAGCTCGACTCCCTGCTGGCCGACGAGATCGGCGAGTACGGAACGGACGAGGTCCTCTCGGTGTTCGACGACCACGACGTGCCCGCGAGTGACGTCCACGACATGGCCGATATCTTCGAGACGCCACAGGTCGAGGCCCGAGGGATGCACCGCGAAATCGAGCATCCGACCGCGGGTTCCGTCGAGATGCCGGGCAGCCCGATGCACTTCTCGAACACCCCGACGACCATTCGTCAGTATCCGCCGCGGCTCGGCGAACACACCCGCGAACTCCTCCACGAGGCAGGCTACGAGGATGAAGCTATCGAGGAGCTGGTCGAGGCCGACGTCGTCGCGCCGCTCGACGAGTAG
- the lonB gene encoding ATP-dependent protease LonB gives MSNEMDADDAFPTQSETESESDPEPEDAPFEEDLGSDIAEAAIIEENEDGLLGGLDIESTADIEIPDRLVDQVIGQDHARDVVLKAAKQRRHVMMIGTPGTGKSMLAKAMSQLLPKEDLQDVLVYHNPDDGNAPKVRTVPAGKGEQIIDAHKEEAQKRNQMRQFLMWIIIAIVLGYSFLIANQLLIGGVLAVLIYLAFKYSSRSTDAMIPNLLINAAEDQTAPFEDATGAHAGALLGDVRHDPFQSGGMETPSHDRVEAGAIHKANKGVLFVDEINTLDIRNQQKLMTAIQEREFSITGQSERSSGAMVQTEPVPTDFIMIAAGNLDAMENMHPALRSRIKGYGYEVYMDDTIEDEPEMRRKYSRFVAQEVEKDGRLPHFTRKAVEEVILEARRRAGRKGHLTLKMRDLGGLVRVAGDIARAEDAEFTTRDHVLQAKRRSRSIEQQLADTFMERRKDYEMTVAQGEVVGRINGLAVMGEDSGIVLPVMAEVTPSQGPGGVIATGQLKEMAEEAVQNVSAIIKKFSDQNISEKDIHIQFVQVGEGGVDGDSASITVAAAVISALESVPVDQNLAMTGSLSVRGDVLPVGGVTHKIEAAAKAGLERVIIPAANEQDVMIEDEYEDQIEIIPVSHISEVLEVALAGEGEKDGLVDRLKSITGSALDRQPVNQQGSGSPSPQ, from the coding sequence ATGAGTAATGAAATGGACGCCGACGACGCGTTCCCGACCCAGTCGGAAACGGAGTCGGAGTCGGACCCTGAGCCGGAGGACGCGCCGTTCGAGGAGGACCTCGGGAGCGACATCGCCGAGGCGGCGATCATCGAGGAGAACGAGGACGGGCTGCTCGGCGGTCTCGACATCGAGTCGACCGCCGACATCGAGATCCCGGACCGTCTCGTCGACCAGGTGATCGGGCAGGACCACGCCCGCGACGTGGTGTTGAAGGCCGCGAAGCAGCGCCGCCACGTCATGATGATCGGCACGCCCGGGACGGGGAAGTCGATGCTGGCGAAGGCGATGAGCCAGCTCCTCCCGAAGGAGGACCTCCAGGACGTGCTGGTGTATCACAACCCCGACGACGGCAACGCGCCGAAGGTCAGAACCGTTCCGGCCGGGAAGGGCGAACAGATCATCGACGCCCACAAGGAGGAGGCCCAAAAGCGCAACCAGATGCGCCAGTTCTTGATGTGGATCATCATCGCCATCGTGCTGGGCTACTCCTTCCTGATAGCCAACCAGCTCCTGATCGGCGGCGTGCTCGCGGTGCTGATCTACCTCGCCTTCAAGTACAGTTCGCGGAGCACGGACGCGATGATCCCGAACCTCCTGATCAACGCCGCCGAGGACCAGACCGCGCCGTTCGAGGACGCGACGGGTGCCCACGCCGGCGCGCTGCTCGGCGACGTCCGCCACGACCCGTTCCAGTCGGGCGGGATGGAGACGCCGAGCCACGACCGCGTCGAGGCCGGCGCGATCCACAAGGCCAACAAGGGCGTGCTGTTCGTCGACGAGATCAACACGCTCGACATCCGCAACCAGCAGAAGCTGATGACGGCGATCCAGGAGCGGGAGTTCTCGATCACCGGGCAGTCCGAGCGCAGTTCGGGCGCGATGGTCCAGACCGAGCCCGTCCCCACCGACTTCATCATGATCGCGGCGGGGAACCTCGACGCGATGGAGAACATGCACCCCGCGCTGCGCTCGCGGATCAAGGGCTACGGCTACGAGGTCTACATGGACGACACCATCGAGGACGAACCCGAGATGCGCCGGAAGTACTCGCGGTTCGTGGCCCAGGAGGTCGAGAAGGACGGCCGCCTGCCCCACTTCACGCGGAAGGCGGTCGAGGAGGTCATCCTCGAAGCCCGCCGTCGTGCGGGCCGGAAGGGCCACCTCACGCTCAAGATGCGCGACCTCGGTGGGCTCGTCCGGGTCGCGGGCGACATCGCCCGCGCCGAGGACGCCGAGTTCACCACCCGCGACCACGTGCTTCAGGCCAAGCGCCGCTCGCGCTCGATCGAACAGCAGCTCGCGGACACGTTCATGGAGCGCCGGAAGGACTACGAGATGACGGTGGCCCAGGGCGAGGTCGTCGGCCGTATCAACGGCCTCGCCGTGATGGGCGAGGACTCGGGCATCGTCCTGCCCGTGATGGCCGAGGTCACGCCCTCGCAGGGTCCGGGTGGCGTGATCGCCACCGGCCAGCTGAAGGAGATGGCCGAGGAAGCGGTCCAGAACGTCTCGGCGATCATCAAGAAGTTCTCGGACCAGAACATCTCCGAGAAGGACATCCACATCCAGTTCGTCCAGGTGGGTGAGGGCGGCGTCGACGGTGACTCCGCATCCATCACCGTCGCGGCGGCGGTCATCAGCGCGCTCGAAAGCGTCCCGGTCGACCAGAACCTCGCGATGACCGGGTCGCTCTCGGTCCGGGGCGACGTGCTGCCCGTCGGCGGCGTGACGCACAAGATCGAGGCCGCCGCGAAGGCCGGGCTCGAACGCGTCATCATCCCGGCCGCGAACGAACAGGACGTGATGATCGAGGACGAGTACGAGGACCAGATCGAGATCATCCCGGTCTCGCACATCTCGGAAGTCCTCGAAGTCGCCCTCGCCGGTGAGGGCGAGAAGGACGGGCTGGTCGACCGCCTCAAGTCCATCACCGGCAGCGCGCTCGACCGCCAGCCGGTCAACCAGCAGGGCTCCGGCAGCCCGAGCCCGCAGTAG